Genomic DNA from Carnobacterium divergens DSM 20623:
GATTGGAAAAAAACCAGTGAAAGAGACTTTATGTGGATTCGCGAGCCGTTTCATACTGGCGAAAATAAAACGGGGAAAACGATTGTATTTGGTCATACCATTACGCCATCACTTCATGGAGATAATGAAACAACTTCATTGTGGCAACAGGATCATAAAGTAGGCATTGATGGTGGAGCTGTTTATGGCGGTGTATTACATGGCGTTGTTTTTGATAAAAAGCAGTTAGTAGAAGACATCGTTTTGGTAAACAAAGGGTACGTTTGGGATGGAGAACGCTAAAATGCAACCAGAAGGTATAGCCTGCAAGAAGAATTAGTGAGTTTCAAGACTAAAGATGATATACTAGATAGGCGTAGCAATTAAGTGAAAACTTATCAAAAAACAGGAAAAGAAAGAGGTAGTTAGATGGTATTTTTAGGGTCATTGTGTTTGATTTTAGTGTTTACAAAGGTGGCAGGTCACTTATGTAATCGAATTGGCGTTCCTGCAGTGATTGGAGAGCTATTAGTAGGAATCATACTAGGACCTGCTATTTTAGGATGGATTCAACCAGATGCGTTTATCCATTATTTTGCGGAAATCGGTGTTGTGATTTTAATGTTTATTGCAGGACTAGAGAGCGATTTGGCATTATTAAGAAAATATTGGAAGCCCGCACTTTCAGTCGCTTTGTTAGGCATTGTTTTCCCAATGGTATTTGGTTTTGGGATGGGGGAACTTTTTGGGATGGCATTTCAAAGCTCGATTTTCTTAGGGGTATTGTTTAGTGCAACCTCAGTTAGTATTTCCGTTCAAGTGTTAAAGGATTTAAACAAAGTAGATTCAAAAGAAGGCGCAACAATTTTAGGCGCTGCAGTTGTTGATGATATCGTGGTTGTTATTCTTCTAGGCGTATTGGTGAGCTTGTTTAACACAGGTGGTGGAGATAGTCAGCCGTTACCTTTCATGTTGATGAAAAAAGTGATCTTCTTTATCGTTATTTTTGTTCTTGCAAGATGGGTCGTTCCAATGTTAATGAAAATCTCATCTAAGATGTTGACGATTGAAGCAGAGACAGCAATGGCTTTGATTATCTGTTTAGCCTTCTCTTACTTT
This window encodes:
- a CDS encoding cation:proton antiporter, translating into MVFLGSLCLILVFTKVAGHLCNRIGVPAVIGELLVGIILGPAILGWIQPDAFIHYFAEIGVVILMFIAGLESDLALLRKYWKPALSVALLGIVFPMVFGFGMGELFGMAFQSSIFLGVLFSATSVSISVQVLKDLNKVDSKEGATILGAAVVDDIVVVILLGVLVSLFNTGGGDSQPLPFMLMKKVIFFIVIFVLARWVVPMLMKISSKMLTIEAETAMALIICLAFSYFADFMGMGSIIGAFFAGIAISQTPYKHKIEKKIEPIGYAVFIPVFFVSIGLNMDFSGFGEQWLFILLLTVVAVLTKQFGGAIGARVTGFNWKSAAVIGAGMVSRGEMALIIAKLGLESNLLTEEFYSSIIVVIIATTVIAPFILKYTITKQDESLKLN